The DNA region CTTTTTACTTTGATTCTTTATGCGTTGCAGAAGTGGCATAATTCGCTCAGAGTTAGCTTTTAAAGACTTGGCATATTGCTGTAGTGCCTCACCTTCTTTAGTCAAAGCAAAGTTTTTTCCCTTTTGTGATATTAAATTTACGTGATAATAATTCTCAAGATATTGTATGTGCTGGGAAACAGCTGGCTACGCTTTTTCAGATATCGCTGGAAATACAGCTGTAATTGTAAAGCTTACAAGAACCTTATTCATTATTCCTTGTGTTATCATTCTTTCTTTAATTAACGAAAGAAAAGAAGCAAAGCTTAGTGGTATTCAGGGCCACGTGCCTCTAAATTTGAAAAAAGTATTTCCGTATTTTATAATAATGTTTTTAATCGTTGTAGCTCTTCGAAGCACAGGTAT from Alkalibaculum bacchi includes:
- a CDS encoding putative sulfate exporter family transporter gives rise to the protein MCWETAGYAFSDIAGNTAVIVKLTRTLFIIPCVIILSLINERKEAKLSGIQGHVPLNLKKVFPYFIIMFLIVVALRSTGIIPTTIVPTLSKASKFCMVVALSAIGLKTSYSDIRRIGFKPMILGFIIDTLVVFVSIGVQIATDRF